In Daphnia magna isolate NIES linkage group LG7, ASM2063170v1.1, whole genome shotgun sequence, a single genomic region encodes these proteins:
- the LOC116927757 gene encoding uncharacterized protein LOC116927757, with translation MTRSSSASMTSLMMMVMACFLGLASAEEKSSVVDQDRQSRQFLLAPELYNYPSGSPLPFFYPYGQPLMVPVGDVLSVDPNEPYVYSPSSSGNSEMERAFQNQQADIRITPVAGECLLSNLANEGSVRCRKASQARRGDITMTLNAIDQIANFAITAPTNFKIRLTCSEVTASLRAFTQSVRITATTTTPLTESNFMNIAVRSTAAATASLRCSWDTSRQ, from the exons ATGACGCGCTCCAGCTCTGCATCTATGACGTCTTTGATG atgATGGTAATGGCCTGTTTCCTAGGGTTGGCATCAGCCGAAGAGAAATCGTCGGTTGTGGATCAAGATCGCCAATCGAGGCAGTTTCTGTTGGCCCCGGAGTTGTATAATTATCCTAGCGGCTCCCCTTTACCTTTCTTTTATCCTTATGGGCAACCGTTAATGGTACCAGTAGGAGATGTTTTATCAGTAGATCCTAACGAGCCTTATGTTTATTCACCGTCCTCATCCG GAAACTCTGAAATGGAAAGAGCGTTTCAAAACCAACAAGCAGACATTAGGATAACTCCGGTAGCTGGAG AGTGTCTCTTAAGTAACCTTGCTAACGAAGGAAGCGTTCGTTGTCGTAAGGCCTCTCAAGCGAGACGCGGAGATATCACCATGACGTTAAACGCTATAGACCAAATAGCTAATTTTGCAATTACCGCACCAACGAATTTCAAGATTAGGCTAACATGTAGTGAAGTCACGGCAAGCCTAAGGGCTTTTACG CAAAGCGTTAGAATCACTGCAACAACGACTACGCCACTGACGGAAAGCAACTTCATGAACATTGCGGTGCGCAGTACTGCAGCAGCGACTGCCTCGTTGAGATGCTCCTGGGATACCAGTCGTcaataa